From Platichthys flesus chromosome 7, fPlaFle2.1, whole genome shotgun sequence:
AAACGTTTTTCAGTGGCAGAAACTGGACGTTTCTATAAGTTAACAAATGTTTGGGAGCAGAAACATttaactgtgtttgtttctatcACTGACATCCTCACTGGGGAACAACAGTTAAACAGGCTGAAGGTTTCTTGTCGTCTTTTCCTgctaaaaacaaatgaaataaaacgaAAACACGTCTTTTGTTTCTTCATGATCTCTCAACAGCTGGAGTTTCCTCCGACATGTGGATCGGGGTCGCTGAGGACGAGCCCTGGTGGTTTGAATGGGTCTGTACGTGGATGTGGATTCTTCCTGCAGCTGAGTgaggacaaacaggaagtcagatcCTTCCCATCGTCCTGCAGGGAAGACACACGGGTCAATACGGTCCATCAATAATGAAACAGAGCACAGACGCATGTTGTTGCTCCTccgagggagagagggcagcGCAGGTGAAGCAGGAGGTCGTTCTGAGGATTCACGTCTTAAAGGGGAAATTCAtgttaataatataatttaaatcatGTAGAGGTTTAATATCACAGCCTCAGCGTGAGGAAACATGAACCCATGATCTTTTTTCATCATTAATTATTATCAGTGGAGGCAAGTAAACAAATCAATGTTCATTAGGTTTTACatgttaatatttataaatgttatgTGTATATTTAAGTACAAAGTACAGAAGTTATTCCAGCAAACTACCTCAAGTATCCAAAGTACTACAAGATGGACTGTGTCATTGttagaataaatatatataatatcataatTTGTGCAGCTTCAGCTAAATTCACAGATTTGATTACAAACTGATTTATGAAGTTGAAACTAGTAACTTGAGACAATATCCCCTGAAATGTAAAGTAGTACAAGTATTAAGTAAAAGTGTGTAAAgaaaagtatataaaaaatgtatttaattatagAAGTTGTGTAAATGTAACTTATTACATTCCACCACTGCTTCttataacatttttatattttttttaaacgggAATAAGTACTAGTGTCTTAGgtgacttttattctgaaaactaGATATACTGAAAAATGCTAATTGTCTACTGACTTAAAGAATACTTCAAGTGGTTACACAAAAATCAGAGTGtaacaaaattacaaaaacagggttagggttaggggtagGGGTAGGGTTAGTCACTGACtaacaatacaaacaatgaaTTTGACAATTTGTCAATAATTTCCGTTTTTTAAGCTTTCATTGTGTGATTTTTCACAGTAAACACGGAATCACTTTATTGTGTCACCTTCCTGAATCAGGAGCTGTGCAGGTAACAGGTAATTGGCCCCTGTGTGTAAACTGTGGCCCTCGTTTGGCCCCTGAAGTGGATGAATCCTCTGTATTGACAGTTAGTTTGTATTTCTGACCTAGAGATGTGAACACTTCTTCCACCAGTGGAAATAGAACCATTAGAGTCTATAGGTCCCTGATGACGTGTCCCAGCGTCATCGTGGCCCCTGATGAGATCCTTTACGAGCTCTGCCTATAGGACGAGGCCCCGTGAAGCCCATTCATGACCGAGCGGTGATAGAACAAACCAAATGTTTGAGGATCCGACCTCCTCGGCGTGCAGAGCTCATGCTATATCCGTCAGGGGACAGATGGCCGTCCCTGTTGGTGCAGTTCTTCAGAGCCTCTCCGGGCCGATACACCCGGCATATGGACATGCATCCCGGGGTGGGGACTGGCACCGGGCCCTCAGGAGGACACGCTGACAGGACAGGGGATGGGACGTTTGGTCCCCGGCCAACGGACACACTCAAGATCCAAAGTCCTGAGCAGATACATTACACCTACACAAATGTCCCTGCGTCTCAGGACAATGGAGGTGCAGTCGTCCCCGGCAGGATGCGTCCAACGCCGGCCATCAGGTCACGCctctcaggggggggggggggggtcagcggTGATGGCGGCAGTCTGCCACGGGCCATTAGGAGGAGGGCGGAGGAGCAGTTTATCCTCATCAGGACGACCTTGGTTGAAAGGTATCAAGATCATTCTCCTTGTTTGTTGTCAGACTACTTGagctcttcccccccccccccccccatcattaCTGGACCCCGATCAATGGCCTCCTGAAGGAGTATCACAGGGAATCAAACCCACAACTTGACCCGATCCATTTCACGGCAGCAGCGTCCATCCACCTTCAGCTCAGACTCCATCCGTCTGTGTGAGAATTTTCCCGGGAAGAAAAAACTCTTTGTATATAAACTCTGCTTGTGTACTTATATATCAGAGGATGAGCTGGAGACCCTGCACTGCCCCCGTGTGGTGAGAGGTGAACTGGAGttctgcagagttcagcaggttTAATTAGATGCAAAGTTCTACACTGGTTCTCAAAGAGATGATGAAAGTCAGACTTTGTGCTGCGTCACATTAAAGCAGCTCTAAGGGTTTTTctattgattttaaatgatatagAAACAGCTTTAGAATATTTAACATTACGTCAGCCAACAAGTTGGTTTTAGGGAAATTAAATCATCTCGACCAGGAAATACAGGAAaagatatacatttatttaaacttcagtagaattaaatatttgtatttgttactCCAAAAAATAGTATTTTTGCTTTTGAGTCACAGCCGCTTGCTCGTAGGAGCCGGTTCAGACCAGTGTCACCAATATAAACCAGTTCGGATGATGAGTTCCCAGATTTATTTAGGTCCGACATGAAATAGATGAATTCACAGCGTGTTCATCATAATATAAATGAGCGAAGATTCTCAATCATCCAAAATTTGAATTAGGACACGAGCACTTAAAGTGTGAGGACCCTGATGGAATGAATCATATTATTGATCGTCTTATTTGTCTTTGACATGTTTGTGCAGCAAATTAAGATGTTTCACATTTCCCCCTCATATCTGTTCAAAGTCTTCCTCTGACAAAATTGCAGTAATgtgatttatataaaatattcttTCCTTTTCATTGTTTAATTGTGTCATCAACACAACATCATCACATGTATATTTTCAAGGACACGACTGAATGTGTAAAGAAGCGATGACTCGTGGGAAACGGTTCCCAATTCGAGGTTTTATTATCTGGAAAATGAAGTCTCAAAAAATCCAGGGATAAGTTTGAATAACAAGTGCACACAAAGTGAAATATAACGCTCAATGTTTAAGATCTGTCCAAATGCTCGTTTACACCAACGACGAATccaaaccagcagcaggaaaaaTCCATTCAGCGAAGTCGACAGGTTCAAGTAAGACATGGAATTACAGTCGGTGTTAGTCCTTTAAGTTAAAAGCAGATTcaataagagaaaaaaacaaacttcacaCAGAGAATGAATGAGAAACATCAAGCGAGgcattaaaaatgatttcatcCAAACCGCAACACAACTTTAACCTAATGTCAACAAACTTAATTTAAATAGATCTCGAACACGTCTTTACAAAGCATTTAACACTGATGAACAAAGGAGCCGATGGAGAACACGTTAATCACGCCGGCGAAAATAAATCCACCAAAGTAGAATCAtttcaaatattgaaaaaaagaagaagaagcatttTCACAATCCAcaccataaaaacaaaactgggTTTTTCAAAGCAGATTTGGCCAAATTCACCCAAATACTTCAAATCAAACAGCACATactctttccattttctttttttacatttgtgagGTTTCTTCCAGCTGCACAGGAGGAAACGACAAGTACCTGAATCCACTTTGTCTACACCAGCAGAATCTAATCTAAGCAACATCAATGTGCGACACAAAGGAACGTATTAAatacagggagggagagatatCGTCAACTATGCAGGCAAACCTCATCACTAgagggggaggcggaggaggaggaggaggaggaggaggaggaggaggagctctgaGAACTACAGTATTTAAAGAGTATGTACAACAACAGGGCTGCAGTCCGGCGGCATCCTAACGTCTCCGACTGTTCAAAGTTAGTTTGGCTCAGTTACAGTTCATAAATACGAGAACCAGAATGACAAGCAACTACGTCACCTACAATCTACTCTTACAACCTACACCTGTTCCAACTCGGCATTTGTGGCATcgggaaaaaaattataaaaacacacaaaaacaaacaactactCTACACCACACATCCAGTTTGTCGTCTTTCATTCAAATGACTCATCCCACTGAACATTTACAGACTCACACGTCACTGACCAGAGGGGTATAGCTGTTGTGAGGTGGTGGCACTACGCTAGAGGAAAGACTCAAGGTGCATAAGAGTGGATCTGCCACTTGGTTTCTGAGTGGAATGAAGAGGCCGCCACATGCATGAGGAAACCGAGCAGGGAATCTGGAACTCGAGTCAAGGCTGCGTCGTGAGACCAACAACGAGGACCTGGTTACACAAGTCGTCCTTTCATACACAAGTTTCCAGCGGTCGCAGCCTCGGCTCCGGCAAAAAGAAATCAAAGTGACGGGTTGTTGTGGTTTCTGGATCTCAGGTGAGAGTGTTGTGTTCCTCGGTGTTTGTCTAGTGCTGCGTGCACTCGTTCGTTGTGTGTTGTCGTGGTTGGTGTGGCCCTGTATCATATGCCTGAGTGTCTGCCTCTAGATGTGcactactctgtgtgtgtgtgtgtgtgtgtgtgagtatgtgccAGTGTGTCTGAAAACTGCATCTATGGCAGGGCACTGCGGCCGAGGGGCGGACTATAGGAAAGCACTGGGGTTCGCTCGTGGGTCCTTCTGGTTCCTGTAGCGCACGGCGAGCCACACGCCGAGGATCTGTGAGTGGGAAGGAGAACACTGGTTAGACTGGGTTCAGTAAGGGGGAAACACAATGTGATATtctggctgggaatcgaacctgtgAGGGAGGGAATCTAAAATCAACCTCCTAACAGATTCTCAAGTGAACTAAAAGGTCTCCGACTCTGAAGCTGCATTTATTCTCGACAGAATCGTTACACACAATAACTGTGACGTCAACACAACAACTTTCTCTTGTATGCTGGAGGtgtgagacaaaaacacaaacagagcagtttTGGCAGCGGCTTGTTTTCTCCGCCTCGGGCTTGTGTGACAAATCAGTCGCAGAGTTTATCCACAGTTTCCTGCAGAATGTCTCACTCCTCACTCCAGTGCACTCGGTCTAACTAGAGTCTCACCACGCTCATTATGAAACATCACTGAGAGACGACTGATCCTGAATCAGATCAGCACAGCAGAGTGAGCAGGGAGTGTTCACCGGTTTGGGTATTTCTAAGGAACTTGACTCCATTAATTCAGAAGTGCTCTTCAGTCGTCTGTCTTAATGGAGACAGATGAAACAATGGATTCCTCCAGATTGTGTTGTTGCCTCATGGAGCTACAGGAGGACACTGGGTTTTACTTTCTGCAGAATTATTTACTCCTCCATTAAATTCTCCATTTATCAGCCGGTGAAGTCCAACATGATGTTATAAATCCAAACTCAGGGCAGGACTCCTGTGAACATCAAGTATCAAGCTGAGCCGAGCGTGTGCACGTGACACTGCGGCTCGGTGCCCTCCAGGTTGAGttgttattcatattattatagtAGTAACGACCTCACACTTCACTGTTGAATGATAGAATGATAACAAGTTGTGGGTCTGAGGACGCTCACCTCCGTGAAGCTGAAGAAGAGCCCGACGCCCCCGAGGATCTTCAGAGCCTCGGTTGCATGATTCAGCATCATATCCCCACAGGAGTTACAGAAATGGCCCTTTTTGCAAACCTGGATTGATGGACAAAGAAAGAGACGGCCTTTAGTCATGAGCAGTGTGagtcaactgtgtgtgtgtgtgagcccagCTTAGCTCCCGAAACCTATTCtgggagctgcagagagagagagtggcctCCTTTTAACTGAGTctgctaaaagaaaaacatgaatctgtttaTCTACGATGCAAACTATCGTTATATTAAAAGACCAAATGGGACGAATGAAGCAGAAACTAAACGCCGTTAAATTCTGCTGCAATTTAAATAACCAGCTGTGCTGTTAGAGCAGGATTTCCATTCAGAGCTGATGCTTCATACAGAAGCTGAGAAGTTAAAGTGTTAATGTTCTGTGAGCTCTTAGGAAAACCAAGGTTGTTTTCAAACTTAGGGTTTAGATCATTATATCAAGCATCTTAACGGATTAAGGAAACCAGCTGCTTTGCTTTCCTGATGGATGCAAAGATTGATAATGTGACATTCATCACTTACAGCCGGGCAGTTCTGCAGGTCCAGTTCAAACTGGGTCCGGCTGCTGGTCACGTTGAGCAGCCCACAGCAGTTCAGCTGACTCTCCAGGTCCGTCTTGGTCTTGTTGTTCAACATTCCCCACGTAGAGTTCAGAAGTGCCTCCTGGGAAAGCAAGAGCAGAAAACAATAAGTAAAAAGGCGcggtggcctagggggtagagtggtagttctccaacaagaaggttgccggttcaatccccactctccccatctgcatgccaaagtgtacttggcaagatactgaacccctaaatggcccctcatagatgttcggacaaaagcgtcagccaaatgacatgtaatgtaaaaatcaTAAACTGATCTAGCAGCAGATATTTATGGAGACGTGAACATGATCTGAAAActgattgtaaataaagatggacaacatgactcCACTTCTTCCTCGTTCTTAAAACCAAACGTATCAGAAAcattaacacttgaacaaatCAGGTGACTTGtttggtcccatctgctaacatggaagaggcagggttatgagctgtactgcagccagccaccagggggtgatctgGATGTTTTGTGTTCACTTctgggagccgtcatgtcgtccatctttatttacagtctgtgatttTGTCTGAAGGTACGTGGCTGCATCCAGTCTGCTCACCTGCTGCCCGCGGTTCACCGCcaaacaggaacaggaaacTCCAAACTGGAAGAGGAACACGATGAAGAGAACCACCATGtactgagaggagaggagtcaaGGAAGCAGCGCGAGAACACGACAAACCTgcaacacaatcacaacaacCCGCCCACGTGTCCAAATGCTGTTTCATGTTCTGTGTGGAAGGATACGAAGAACAGCATCACTTGGTGGTGGTGAATCGCTCCGATGAGTCCGACGATGGCgatgagcagcaggaagaagcCCACCGCGATGACCCCCCCGATGATGTGGATGCTGGACACCAGGCCGAAGCCTTTCCCCCAGGCTGCCACTCCGATCAGCAGCAGCCCCACCAGCTGCAGGGAGCACGGGGAAGGAAGTGAGCCTCATCATCACGTGGTTAACACTTATCCTGTCAACACTGTTTAGGTCTCTGGGAACTCTCATCATCAGAAACTAAATCCTATGAATACTcaagaatataaatattaattgaAACTTTATCTGGtcaaatatgtgttttctttaGGATTTGGCTCCACACTAGATATTTAAGTTTACAACAaatagagacacaaacagagaaataaaattTTCCTTTGACTATTTAccacatctttatttatgtgTTATAAATCTATTGTACAAATCAAAACCCGAGACAAAAGTGTCACGTCTCAATATCACAACGTCTACAAACGTTCGTCTCCATTATTCATCTGTGACTCTTTTCTTGATCAATCAAAGAAGATTTGGTTCATGACACAGAAGAAACGTCCGGCCCACTTTGCCTCAGGTCCAGGAAAATGtctttgaatgtttttctgaCTCGACAACAAATCATAAGACAAAAATTACTCAGtttagtgtaaaaaaaaaaagagaaagaaaagcagcagatcATAGGACTCCAGCGTGGAACCACCTAATGGCTT
This genomic window contains:
- the tspan31 gene encoding tetraspanin-31; this translates as MVCGGFSCSKNALCSLNVVYMLVGLLLIGVAAWGKGFGLVSSIHIIGGVIAVGFFLLLIAIVGLIGAIHHHQVMLFFYMVVLFIVFLFQFGVSCSCLAVNRGQQEALLNSTWGMLNNKTKTDLESQLNCCGLLNVTSSRTQFELDLQNCPAVCKKGHFCNSCGDMMLNHATEALKILGGVGLFFSFTEILGVWLAVRYRNQKDPRANPSAFL